In Chthoniobacterales bacterium, a single window of DNA contains:
- a CDS encoding DUF423 domain-containing protein, translating into MKSSTAFRLAAALAFLGVALGAFGAHAFSSRLIALDTVKPWGTASLYHLLHGVVLLVLSREYAARRWSWWAFLIGVLVFSGSLYIYALTGVKWLAIITPFGGLALLAGWGSLVLGKNEPS; encoded by the coding sequence ATGAAATCCTCCACCGCCTTTCGCCTCGCCGCCGCGCTCGCCTTTCTCGGAGTGGCTCTGGGAGCGTTTGGCGCTCATGCGTTTTCCAGTCGGCTCATCGCGCTCGACACCGTGAAGCCCTGGGGCACGGCCTCGCTTTATCACCTGCTGCACGGGGTGGTGTTGCTGGTCCTCAGCCGCGAATACGCCGCGCGCCGCTGGAGCTGGTGGGCGTTTCTCATCGGCGTGCTGGTCTTCAGCGGGTCGCTCTACATTTACGCGCTCACGGGCGTGAAATGGCTGGCGATCATCACGCCCTTCGGTGGTCTCGCGCTGCTGGCGGGGTGGGGAAGTCTGGTGCTGGGAAAAAACGAGCCGAGTTAG
- the glgA gene encoding glycogen synthase, which yields MKALLLTNEFPPHIYGGAGVHVDYLSKELAKLLDVEVRCFGEQQSDDPRLTVKGFSLDTTDFTSPANLKSVFGAIRRCTDFNTTNIDADVVHCHTWYSHFGGILAKLCYGIPLVVTIHSLEPLRPWKREQLGHGYDFSVWLERTCIEMADAIIAVSEETKRDVLGLFDVDESKIRIIYNGIEPAQYQPATGNEALVRHGIDPTRPYLLFVGRIARQKGIVHLVNAIKYLDPGFQIVLCAGAPDTPEIAAEMQAAVAAAQALRADIFWISDMVSKAEAIEFYSHAAVFCCPSIYEPFGIINLEAMACETAVVASAVGGIKEVVVHGETGYLVPLEQMTASPFEPVDPDRFARDLAAPINELMRDPEKRKKMGQAGRRRALEKFSWSAIAAQTRDLYEELQAAR from the coding sequence ATGAAAGCCCTCCTGCTCACCAACGAATTTCCTCCTCACATCTACGGCGGTGCCGGTGTCCACGTGGATTATTTGAGCAAGGAACTGGCGAAACTTCTCGATGTGGAGGTGCGCTGTTTCGGCGAGCAACAGAGCGACGATCCAAGGCTGACGGTGAAGGGTTTCTCCCTCGACACGACGGATTTCACTAGTCCCGCGAATCTGAAATCGGTCTTCGGCGCGATCCGACGCTGCACGGATTTCAACACGACGAACATCGACGCCGACGTGGTCCATTGCCACACGTGGTATAGCCATTTTGGCGGAATCCTGGCCAAGCTTTGCTACGGGATTCCGCTCGTGGTCACGATTCATTCGCTCGAACCGCTGCGCCCGTGGAAACGCGAGCAGCTCGGGCACGGCTACGATTTTTCCGTCTGGCTGGAGCGGACTTGCATCGAAATGGCAGACGCGATCATCGCTGTTTCCGAGGAGACGAAACGCGATGTGCTCGGTCTTTTCGATGTCGATGAATCGAAGATCCGCATCATCTACAACGGCATCGAACCCGCTCAATATCAGCCAGCCACGGGTAACGAGGCGCTGGTGCGGCACGGTATCGATCCGACTCGGCCCTACCTTCTTTTTGTGGGACGCATCGCGCGTCAAAAGGGCATCGTTCACCTCGTCAACGCCATCAAATATCTCGACCCCGGCTTCCAGATCGTCCTCTGTGCCGGCGCGCCCGACACCCCGGAGATCGCGGCCGAGATGCAAGCCGCTGTGGCCGCCGCGCAGGCGTTGCGGGCCGATATTTTCTGGATCTCCGACATGGTAAGCAAGGCGGAGGCGATTGAGTTTTATTCCCATGCGGCGGTTTTCTGCTGCCCGTCGATTTACGAGCCGTTTGGGATCATTAATCTCGAAGCGATGGCGTGCGAAACAGCCGTGGTCGCGAGCGCGGTCGGTGGCATCAAAGAGGTCGTTGTTCATGGCGAAACGGGTTATCTCGTGCCGCTGGAGCAGATGACTGCGAGTCCATTTGAGCCGGTGGACCCGGATCGTTTTGCCCGCGATCTGGCCGCGCCGATCAATGAGCTGATGCGCGATCCCGAGAAGCGGAAAAAGATGGGTCAAGCCGGTCGCCGCCGTGCGCTGGAGAAGTTTAGCTGGTCGGCGATCGCCGCGCAGACGCGGGATTTGTATGAGGAGTTGCAGGCGGCTCGCTAG